The Gammaproteobacteria bacterium nucleotide sequence ATGAAAAAACGCAGCCCGAGCCAGCTAAAGAAGCGAAGCCCGATTCTAAGAAAACGGCGGCCAGTGAAGACTTAAGTCCTGCGGTAAGAAGATTAGTCTCTGAACATAATCTTTCAATTGCCGACGTTAAAGGTTCGGGGAAAGAAGGTCGTATTGTCAAAGAAGATGTACTCGAGCATATTAAAAATAAAGATGAAAAGAAGCCACAGGCAAGCGCAGCGATGCCGTTGCCAACAGGTGATCGACCCGAGAAGCGAGTTCCCATGTCGCGTTTGCGCGCTAAAATAGCGGAACGTTTAGTAGAAGCGCAACATACTGCTGCTATGTTAACTACCTTTAATGAAATTAATATGCAGCCCGTTATGGAGATAAGAGCAAAATATAAAGATCAGTTCGAAAAAACCCATAAAGTGCGCTTAGGATTTATGTCGTTTTTTGTTAAAGCCGCTGTTGAGGCGCTCAAGCGGTTTCCTGCTGTTAATGCTTCTATTGATGGTCAGGATATTGTATACCATGGCTATTACGATATCGGCATCGCAGTTTCGTCTCCTCGCGGTTTAGTGGTTCCCGTATTACGTAATGTCGATATGATGAGCATGGCTCAAATCGAAGCGACTATTACAGATTATGCTAACAAAGCTAAAGAGGGCAAATTAACGCTGGAAGAGATGACAGGTGGCACATTCACCATCA carries:
- the odhB gene encoding 2-oxoglutarate dehydrogenase complex dihydrolipoyllysine-residue succinyltransferase; this encodes MSIEVKVPMLPESVADATVAKWYKKPGDTVKRDENLVDLETDKVMLEVPAPEDGILKEITKPEGSIVKADELLAILSKNGGGAQADEKTQPEPAKEAKPDSKKTAASEDLSPAVRRLVSEHNLSIADVKGSGKEGRIVKEDVLEHIKNKDEKKPQASAAMPLPTGDRPEKRVPMSRLRAKIAERLVEAQHTAAMLTTFNEINMQPVMEIRAKYKDQFEKTHKVRLGFMSFFVKAAVEALKRFPAVNASIDGQDIVYHGYYDIGIAVSSPRGLVVPVLRNVDMMSMAQIEATITDYANKAKEGKLTLEEMTGGTFTITNGGIFGSLMSTPIINPPQSGILGMHNIVQRPVVENEQIVIRPMMYVALSYDHRIIDGRESVSFLVTIKQLLEDPSRILLEL